Proteins encoded in a region of the Raphanus sativus cultivar WK10039 chromosome 8, ASM80110v3, whole genome shotgun sequence genome:
- the LOC108820942 gene encoding ABC transporter G family member 10 isoform X2 has protein sequence MDGPEYRRVSGFVPQEDALFPFLTVQETLTYSALLRLKTNRKEAVAKVNKLMEELGLEHVAGSRIGEGSRSGISGGERRRVSIGVELVHDPNVILIDEPTSGLDSASALQVVMLLKDMTVKQGKTIVLTIHQPGFRILEQINRIVLLSSGLVVQNGSVNSLYQKIKFSGHQIPRRVNVLEYAIDIAGTLEPVMTQSCREISCYGHGKTWKSTNAGREFHQSDSHSNSVLEEVQILGQRSCKNIFRTKQLFTTRALQASIAGLILGSIYLNVGDHKQEGRVLRTGFFAFTLTFLLSSTTEGLPIFLQDRRILMRETSRRAYRVLSYVLADTLIFIPFLLIISMLFATPVYWLVGLRRELDGFLYFSLVIWIVLLMSNSFVACFSALVPNFIMGTSVISGLMGSFFLFSGYFIAKDRIPVYWEFMHYLSLFKYPFECLMINEYRGDVLLKEQDLEESQKWSNLGIMASFIVGYRVLGFFILWYRCYRTKS, from the coding sequence ATGGATGGTCCTGAGTACAGGAGGGTTTCAGGGTTTGTACCACAAGAAGATGCTCTGTTTCCGTTTCTTACGGTGCAAGAAACGCTGACGTACAGCGCACTCCTGAGGCTGAAGACGAACAGGAAAGAGGCGGTCGCCAAGGTGAATAAGCTGATGGAAGAACTCGGTCTTGAACATGTCGCGGGTTCGAGGATCGGGGAAGGATCAAGATCCGGGATCTCTGGAGGGGAGAGAAGAAGGGTTTCTATTGGAGTTGAGCTTGTTCATGACCCTAATGTTATATTGATTGACGAGCCAACCTCTGGTTTGGACTCAGCTTCTGCTCTTCAAGTTGTGATGCTTCTCAAAGATATGACCGTCAAACAAGGCAAAACCATTGTCCTGACGATTCACCAGCCCGGTTTTCGCATTCTCGAGCAGATAAACCGGATAGTGTTGCTCTCTAGTGGACTGGTTGTTCAGAACGGATCGGTTAATAGTCTTTATCAGAAGATCAAGTTCTCTGGTCACCAGATTCCTCGCCGTGTGAATGTCTTGGAGTACGCTATTGATATTGCGGGGACCCTTGAACCGGTCATGACACAGAGCTGCAGAGAGATCTCGTGTTACGGTCATGGCAAAACATGGAAGAGTACTAACGCAGGAAGAGAGTTTCATCAATCTGACTCTCACAGCAACTCGGTGTTAGAGGAAGTGCAGATACTTGGGCAAAGATCATGCAAGAACATCTTCAGAACCAAGCAGCTGTTCACAACCAGAGCTTTGCAAGCCTCCATAGCCGGTCTAATACTCGGATCCATTTACCTGAACGTTGGAGATCACAAGCAAGAAGGGAGAGTCCTGCGGACCGGGTTTTTCGCCTTTACCCTCACTTTCTTACTCTCTTCCACAACAGAGGGACTTCCAATATTCTTGCAAGACAGGAGGATCCTGATGAGAGAGACATCGAGAAGAGCTTACAGAGTTTTGTCTTATGTTTTAGCAGATACACTCATCTTCATACCCTTCCTGTTGATCATAAGCATGCTCTTCGCTACACCGGTTTACTGGCTGGTCGGTCTTAGAAGAGAGCTAGACGGGTTCCTTTACTTCTCGTTGGTGATATGGATTGTTCTTCTCATGTCAAACTCCTTTGTTGCATGTTTCAGTGCTCTTGTCCCAAACTTCATCATGGGGACATCAGTGATCTCCGGTCTCATGGGatctttcttcctcttctctggTTATTTCATTGCAAAGGACAGGATCCCGGTTTACTGGGAGTTCATGCATTATCTTAGCCTCTTCAAGTATCCATTCGAATGTCTGATGATCAATGAGTACAGAGGAGACGTGCTCTTAAAGGAACAAGACCTGGAGGAGTCTCAGAAATGGAGCAATCTTGGAATCATGGCAAGTTTCATTGTTGGTTACAGAGTTCTTGGGTTCTTCATCTTGTGGTATAGATGTTACAGAACAAAAAGCTAG
- the LOC108820942 gene encoding ABC transporter G family member 10 isoform X1, with product MELPVKAPVSGNRKISYRLETKNLSYRIGGNTSKFSNLCGLLSEKEEKVILKDVSCDARSGEITAIAGPSGAGKTTLLEILAGKVSQGKVSGQVLVNGRPMDGPEYRRVSGFVPQEDALFPFLTVQETLTYSALLRLKTNRKEAVAKVNKLMEELGLEHVAGSRIGEGSRSGISGGERRRVSIGVELVHDPNVILIDEPTSGLDSASALQVVMLLKDMTVKQGKTIVLTIHQPGFRILEQINRIVLLSSGLVVQNGSVNSLYQKIKFSGHQIPRRVNVLEYAIDIAGTLEPVMTQSCREISCYGHGKTWKSTNAGREFHQSDSHSNSVLEEVQILGQRSCKNIFRTKQLFTTRALQASIAGLILGSIYLNVGDHKQEGRVLRTGFFAFTLTFLLSSTTEGLPIFLQDRRILMRETSRRAYRVLSYVLADTLIFIPFLLIISMLFATPVYWLVGLRRELDGFLYFSLVIWIVLLMSNSFVACFSALVPNFIMGTSVISGLMGSFFLFSGYFIAKDRIPVYWEFMHYLSLFKYPFECLMINEYRGDVLLKEQDLEESQKWSNLGIMASFIVGYRVLGFFILWYRCYRTKS from the coding sequence ATGGAGTTACCGGTGAAAGCTCCCGTTTCCGGTAACCGGAAAATCTCTTATAGACTAGAAACCAAGAATCTATCATATAGAATAGGTGGAAACACTTCAAAGTTTTCAAACTTATGTGGCTTGTTGagtgaaaaagaagagaaggttATCTTGAAAGATGTTTCTTGTGACGCAAGGTCCGGAGAGATCACTGCCATCGCGGGTCCAAGTGGAGCTGGGAAGACAACGTTACTAGAGATACTAGCTGGGAAGGTATCTCAGGGGAAAGTCTCAGGGCAAGTGCTTGTCAATGGGAGGCCTATGGATGGTCCTGAGTACAGGAGGGTTTCAGGGTTTGTACCACAAGAAGATGCTCTGTTTCCGTTTCTTACGGTGCAAGAAACGCTGACGTACAGCGCACTCCTGAGGCTGAAGACGAACAGGAAAGAGGCGGTCGCCAAGGTGAATAAGCTGATGGAAGAACTCGGTCTTGAACATGTCGCGGGTTCGAGGATCGGGGAAGGATCAAGATCCGGGATCTCTGGAGGGGAGAGAAGAAGGGTTTCTATTGGAGTTGAGCTTGTTCATGACCCTAATGTTATATTGATTGACGAGCCAACCTCTGGTTTGGACTCAGCTTCTGCTCTTCAAGTTGTGATGCTTCTCAAAGATATGACCGTCAAACAAGGCAAAACCATTGTCCTGACGATTCACCAGCCCGGTTTTCGCATTCTCGAGCAGATAAACCGGATAGTGTTGCTCTCTAGTGGACTGGTTGTTCAGAACGGATCGGTTAATAGTCTTTATCAGAAGATCAAGTTCTCTGGTCACCAGATTCCTCGCCGTGTGAATGTCTTGGAGTACGCTATTGATATTGCGGGGACCCTTGAACCGGTCATGACACAGAGCTGCAGAGAGATCTCGTGTTACGGTCATGGCAAAACATGGAAGAGTACTAACGCAGGAAGAGAGTTTCATCAATCTGACTCTCACAGCAACTCGGTGTTAGAGGAAGTGCAGATACTTGGGCAAAGATCATGCAAGAACATCTTCAGAACCAAGCAGCTGTTCACAACCAGAGCTTTGCAAGCCTCCATAGCCGGTCTAATACTCGGATCCATTTACCTGAACGTTGGAGATCACAAGCAAGAAGGGAGAGTCCTGCGGACCGGGTTTTTCGCCTTTACCCTCACTTTCTTACTCTCTTCCACAACAGAGGGACTTCCAATATTCTTGCAAGACAGGAGGATCCTGATGAGAGAGACATCGAGAAGAGCTTACAGAGTTTTGTCTTATGTTTTAGCAGATACACTCATCTTCATACCCTTCCTGTTGATCATAAGCATGCTCTTCGCTACACCGGTTTACTGGCTGGTCGGTCTTAGAAGAGAGCTAGACGGGTTCCTTTACTTCTCGTTGGTGATATGGATTGTTCTTCTCATGTCAAACTCCTTTGTTGCATGTTTCAGTGCTCTTGTCCCAAACTTCATCATGGGGACATCAGTGATCTCCGGTCTCATGGGatctttcttcctcttctctggTTATTTCATTGCAAAGGACAGGATCCCGGTTTACTGGGAGTTCATGCATTATCTTAGCCTCTTCAAGTATCCATTCGAATGTCTGATGATCAATGAGTACAGAGGAGACGTGCTCTTAAAGGAACAAGACCTGGAGGAGTCTCAGAAATGGAGCAATCTTGGAATCATGGCAAGTTTCATTGTTGGTTACAGAGTTCTTGGGTTCTTCATCTTGTGGTATAGATGTTACAGAACAAAAAGCTAG
- the LOC108820430 gene encoding uncharacterized protein LOC108820430, translated as MLPLSVSPALRTLLLLRQWDWTRRSAIKLKEEKLRAVLFSPVHFRGGMLLHLGLPMEMKCPIRCFPNAVYLNLKEHITFSTSNSLKSAAATGRSLYNVCEIRSKRGLLKMQAATEKETESDRKVKEEERRRKIGLANKGKVPWNKGIKHTPDTRRRIKQRTIEALRNPKVRDKMSEHQQPHSDETKEKIRASMKQIWAERLRSKRLKEKFTLLWSESIAEAARRGGSGEVELDWDSYEKSALEISSEQKLQLAQEKARTKEENKTEKKRRVVERKKERQERHQRGGKARKPRQNMECATVASRSKLNKRLTKIHKKKTSLGKIAVEKDRVVSVAAKLEKLDLELIRKERRRGDISLADQIQAAKNQRGNDFSSRFGLFAMKSIDFD; from the exons ATGCTCCCCTTATCCGTTTCTCCCGCTCTGcgcactcttcttcttctccgtcaATGGGACTGGACTCGCCGGAGTGCGATCAAACTGAAAGAGGAGAAACTTCGTGCCGTTTTGTTTTCTCCGGTTCATTTTCGTGGCGGAATGTTGCTACATTT AGGGCTACCGATGGAGATGAAATGCCCAATTCGATGCTTCCCAAATGCAGTTTACTTGAATCTCAAAGAACACATCACCTTTAGCACATCAAATTCGTTGAAATCTGCTGCTGCTACTGGACGTTCATTGTACAATGTGTGTGAGATTCGTAGCAAGCGAGGACTTTTAAAGATGCAGGCGGCTACGGAGAAAGAGACAGAATCTGATAGGAAGGTGAAAgaagaggaaaggagaaggaaGATTGGGTTAGCTAATAAAGGAAAGGTTCCATGGAACAAAGGAATTAAACACACTCCAG ACACTCGAAGACGAATCAAGCAGAGAACTATTGAAGCTTTGAGAAACCCCAAG GTTCGGGATAAGATGTCTGAGCATCAACAACCACACAG TGATGAAACCAAGGAGAAGATCAGAGCTTCGATGAAACAAATTTGGGCAGAAAGGTTACGATCCAAGAGATTAAAGGAGAAGTTCACTTTACTGTGGTCAGAGAGCATTGCAGAAGCTGCAAGGAGAGGAGGTAGTGGCGAAGTGGAACTCGATTGGGACAGCTACGAGAAATCAGCACTAGAGATTTCTTCTGAGCAAAAGCTTCAATTGGCTCAAGAGAAAGCAAGAACAAAGGAAGAAAACAAgacagagaagaagaggagagttgtggaaagaaagaaagaacgtCAAGAGAGACACCAAAGAGGAGGAAAGGCTAGAAAACCAAGGCAGAACATGGAGTGTGCAACCGTTGCCTCACGCTCTAAACTGAACAAGAGACTCACAAAg ATTCACAAGAAGAAAACAAGTCTTGGTAAAATCGCTGTTGAAAAGGATAGGGTAGTCTCAGTTGCAGCCAAGCTGGAGAAACTGGACTTGGAGCTGATaaggaaagagagaagaagaggagatatATCACTTGCTGATCAGATCCAAGCTGCCAAGAACCAACGAGGAAACGATTTTTCATCAAGATTTGGTCTTTTTGCCATGAAATCAATAGACTTTGATTAA
- the LOC108820927 gene encoding UBP1-associated protein 2C-like translates to MDMLKKRRLDVNGAVSTGLTPQDARKLMERFSTEQLLDILQDAVARHPDVLELVRSTADADTTQRKLFIRGLAAETTTEGLRSLFSTYGDLEEAIVILDKATAKSKGYGFATFKHVDGALLALKEPSKKIDGRVTVTQLAAFRNQGSVAAAHVSARKIYVANVPVDMPADRLLNVFLAYGEIEEGPLGFDKVTGESRGFALFVYKSCEGAQAALADPTKVVDGTHLQCKLAIEGKKGKLLGQDGGSGPGRGSMVCPPPPGPYVGYSPQPHHMNSTPWVANAGHYNGPYRMPPPSSMSGGDFPVNGHYWHSSASSYPGQHQPVGSSPMPRVPLGGMYPNCPPNY, encoded by the coding sequence atggacatgttgaagaagcGAAGACTCGATGTGAACGGCGCCGTATCGACTGGATTGACGCCACAGGACGCGAGGAAGCTAATGGAGCGATTCTCCACCGAACAGCTTCTCGACATCTTGCAAGACGCCGTCGCGCGTCACCCCGACGTTCTCGAACTTGTCAGATCGACCGCAGACGCCGATACCACTCAGAGGAAGCTCTTCATCCGCGGCCTCGCGGCGGAGACGACGACCGAAGGTCTCCGGTCGCTTTTCTCCACTTACGGAGATCTCGAAGAAGCCATCGTGATTCTCGACAAGGCGACTGCGAAATCGAAAGGGTACGGTTTCGCGACGTTCAAACACGTGGACGGAGCTCTTCTCGCTCTGAAGGAACCGTCTAAGAAGATCGATGGGCGCGTGACGGTCACGCAGCTCGCGGCGTTTCGGAATCAAGGTTCGGTTGCTGCTGCTCATGTGTCCGCGAGGAAGATCTACGTGGCGAATGTGCCGGTTGATATGCCTGCGGATAGGTTGTTGAATGTGTTTCTCGCTTACGGGGAGATTGAGGAAGGTCCTTTGGGTTTCGATAAAGTTACTGGTGAATCAAGAGGCTTTGCGTTGTTTGTGTATAAGAGTTGTGAAGGTGCTCAAGCGGCACTTGCTGATCCTACAAAGGTGGTTGATGGAACACATCTGCAGTGTAAGTTGGCTATTGAGGGTAAGAAAGGGAAGCTATTGGGCCAGGATGGTGGTTCTGGGCCTGGACGTGGTAGTATGGTgtgtcctcctcctcctggaCCTTATGTTGGTTACTCACCACAGCCGCATCACATGAACTCCACACCATGGGTTGCTAATGCTGGTCACTACAATGGTCCATATAGAATGCCGCCACCAAGTTCCATGTCTGGTGGTGATTTTCCTGTGAATGGGCACTATTGgcattcatcagcttcatcatatCCTGGACAGCATCAGCCTGTTGGTTCCTCCCCAATGCCAAGAGTTCCTCTTGGAGGAATGTACCCAAACTGTCCAC